One genomic segment of Deinococcus reticulitermitis includes these proteins:
- a CDS encoding metallophosphoesterase, whose amino-acid sequence MRPVVVLPDLHGRADLLEAVTERYPEAHYLSLGDAIDRGPQSMATVERLLDLHAAGRATLLMGNHERMAQEGPRWYREHLLSRDLADYRRAMEGYQWWMRAGGETVRRELGRLTLEQFPPLLERYLGLAALRRVVYVTADGAIHDAPPEQPSVLVSHAAPPVVHPSYPNPLSAALWLRPFEGPFPLPPGVTYSLHGHTPVRQPARLGQHLYVDLGAYETGRLAVVELGDPGSDPRLTILQGRGIPEASRRYPMFGEPLPFDRVALGAPERSFPRGG is encoded by the coding sequence ATGAGACCGGTCGTCGTCCTGCCTGACCTGCACGGGCGGGCCGACCTGCTTGAGGCGGTCACCGAGCGCTACCCGGAGGCCCACTACCTCAGCCTGGGCGACGCGATTGACCGGGGCCCGCAAAGCATGGCGACGGTGGAGCGGCTGCTTGACCTCCACGCGGCGGGGCGCGCGACCCTGCTGATGGGCAACCACGAGCGCATGGCGCAGGAGGGACCGCGCTGGTACCGCGAACACCTGCTCAGCCGCGACCTGGCCGACTACCGCCGCGCGATGGAGGGCTATCAGTGGTGGATGCGCGCGGGCGGCGAGACCGTGCGGCGCGAACTCGGGCGCCTGACGCTCGAGCAGTTTCCGCCGCTGCTCGAGCGCTACCTCGGGCTCGCGGCGCTGCGGCGGGTGGTGTACGTGACGGCGGACGGCGCCATTCACGACGCGCCGCCCGAGCAGCCCAGTGTCCTCGTGTCGCACGCCGCACCGCCCGTGGTCCACCCCTCGTACCCCAACCCCCTGTCGGCGGCGCTGTGGCTGCGGCCCTTCGAGGGGCCGTTTCCGCTGCCCCCCGGGGTGACCTACAGCCTGCACGGGCATACCCCGGTACGCCAGCCTGCGCGGTTGGGCCAGCACCTCTACGTGGATCTCGGCGCCTACGAAACCGGGCGCCTCGCAGTCGTCGAGCTCGGCGACCCCGGATCGGACCCGCGCCTCACCATCCTCCAGGGGCGCGGCATTCCCGAGGCCAGCCGGCGCTATCCCATGTTCGGTGAGCCGCTGCCTTTTGATCGGGTGGCCCTCGGCGCCCCGGAGCGCTCCTTCCCGCGCGGGGGGTAG
- a CDS encoding UDP-N-acetylmuramoyl-L-alanyl-D-glutamate--2,6-diaminopimelate ligase — protein MRLPDLAAALGLSAAELPDLGVRGVTHNADWVTAGDLFVAIRGARFDGHAFIAQAQERGVVAVIGEGLPAGETCALPYLKVPDARAALADAACALHGHPSRELRVVGVTGTDGKTTTSWLTRHLLRAAGLKTGLLSTVGYELPDGELRHFPAHFTTPEAPQVQATLREMVNVGAQATVLEASSHALALDRVRGVAWDVGIWTHLSSEHLDFHGTLENYFAEKRKLIQRSALAVLNVDDPWTAQLRGLAPLETTYSAEGQHADWRAYEIGEGPEGLRFRVSSPAGEFEAKLPMIGRFNVANALAAMGAAHHLGAGVEQLRAGLASFRGVPGRMELVPGEAGQPRVIVDFAHTPPSLEKALATLRATTPGRLWVVIGSAGGPRDPHKRAPLGEVATRLADYAVFTEEDHRDTPLADILAEMERGAREAGRANFRSIEDRAQAIRHAVSSLGADDTVLLAGKGPEDTLERGTEALAWNEVGEARAALAAAGAPGPRLA, from the coding sequence ATGCGCCTCCCTGACCTCGCCGCCGCCCTGGGTCTTTCTGCCGCCGAACTGCCGGACCTGGGCGTGCGCGGCGTGACCCACAACGCCGACTGGGTGACGGCGGGTGACCTGTTCGTGGCGATCCGGGGCGCGCGCTTCGACGGCCACGCATTTATCGCCCAGGCCCAGGAGCGCGGCGTCGTCGCGGTGATCGGGGAAGGGTTGCCAGCGGGGGAGACCTGTGCCCTGCCTTATCTGAAGGTGCCGGATGCCCGCGCGGCGCTGGCCGACGCGGCGTGTGCCCTGCACGGTCACCCCAGCCGCGAACTCAGGGTGGTGGGCGTGACCGGCACCGACGGGAAGACCACCACGAGCTGGCTCACCCGCCACCTGCTGCGGGCGGCGGGACTGAAGACGGGCCTGCTGAGCACTGTCGGCTACGAGCTGCCGGACGGCGAACTGCGGCACTTCCCGGCCCACTTCACCACCCCGGAAGCCCCGCAGGTGCAGGCGACGTTGCGCGAGATGGTGAACGTCGGCGCGCAGGCGACCGTTTTGGAAGCGAGCAGCCACGCCCTCGCGCTCGACCGGGTGCGCGGGGTGGCGTGGGACGTGGGCATCTGGACGCACCTCAGCAGCGAGCACCTCGACTTCCACGGCACGCTCGAAAACTACTTCGCCGAGAAACGCAAATTGATCCAGCGTTCGGCCCTCGCCGTGCTCAATGTCGATGATCCCTGGACAGCCCAATTGCGCGGCCTCGCGCCCCTGGAGACCACCTACAGCGCGGAAGGTCAGCACGCCGACTGGCGAGCGTATGAAATCGGGGAAGGCCCGGAAGGTCTGCGCTTTCGCGTGAGTTCCCCGGCGGGTGAATTCGAGGCCAAGTTGCCGATGATCGGACGCTTCAACGTCGCCAACGCGCTCGCGGCGATGGGGGCGGCGCACCACCTCGGGGCGGGTGTGGAGCAGCTCCGGGCCGGCCTAGCGAGTTTCCGGGGCGTGCCGGGCCGCATGGAACTCGTGCCGGGGGAAGCGGGGCAGCCGCGCGTGATCGTGGATTTTGCCCACACGCCGCCCAGCCTCGAGAAGGCGCTCGCCACCCTGCGCGCGACGACGCCGGGGCGGCTGTGGGTGGTGATCGGTTCGGCGGGCGGGCCGCGCGATCCGCACAAGCGCGCGCCGCTCGGGGAGGTGGCGACCCGGCTCGCGGATTACGCCGTTTTCACCGAAGAAGACCACCGCGACACCCCCCTCGCGGACATCCTGGCCGAGATGGAGCGCGGCGCCCGGGAGGCGGGCCGGGCCAACTTCCGGAGCATCGAGGACCGCGCGCAGGCGATCCGGCACGCGGTCAGTTCGCTGGGCGCTGACGATACGGTGCTGCTCGCCGGCAAGGGACCGGAAGACACGCTGGAGCGCGGCACCGAGGCCCTGGCCTGGAACGAGGTGGGCGAGGCGCGCGCGGCGCTGGCCGCCGCCGGAGCGCCCGGACCCCGGCTCGCCTAG